The Spirosoma sp. SC4-14 DNA window CTGGACCGGTACATTAAAGAGCTAACGGTACAAAACGCCGACTCCCTGATCAAATCTGCCGATTTTGTGGTTGGCAAAGCCCAGGCGGGTAAAAGCAAAGAGACATTGTCGTATGCTGTCTGGTATATTACGAGCCAGTACGAACGGCCTAAAGTGATGGGAACCGACGGCCTGTTTGTGCATATGTTCGAAAAATACTATGCTACCGGCATCATGCCGGTTACCGACTCGTCTACCATTAAAAACATTGGCGAACGGGTAAAAACGCTGAAGCCCCTATTGGTTGGGAAAACACTGCCAGCTCCTGCCGTAAGCGACACTCTGCGCCGACCTATTACCTTTCAGAACCTCAAGGCCGATTACACCGTTTTCTTTTTCTATGACCCTCATTGTGGCCATTGCCGGGAAAGTGCACCAAAAATTCAAAAGTTTGCCGATACGTATAAAGGAAAAGGTGCCGATGTAGTAGCTATCGCTATTGACCAGAGTCCCGAAGAATGGAAGAAGTTCATTAAGGAATTTAAGCTCGGCAATGTGATCAACGGTTACGATTATACCTACCGGACCGACTATCGGCATCAGTACGATGTCTGGACAACACCCACGGTATATGTTGTCGATAAAAACAAGAAAATCCTGGCCCGCAATCTCCCCGTCGATCAGATCGAAGATTTCATGCTTTTCCATAAACGCCAGCAGGCATCCCAAAAGCCCGCAACGGCGAGTGTGAAAAAATAATTGTTGAATGGTGAATGATTGAATTGAAGATTATATTCAACAATTCAATCATTTCATT harbors:
- a CDS encoding thioredoxin-like domain-containing protein, which gives rise to MKNLFLTVLSGLFLTTSSLAQSSTSSNQPEGFKITGQIKGVNDTTCVLAHYFGATQYIPKDTARVDANGNMVFEGKKSLPEGLYMVVAPKNRYIQFLMTSDQDFSFQTDTTNVIKSMKVTGSKENELFYAYQQGLANFYDESKALDTERKLRNDATTAAMVNQKMSDLQKRAQAFRDQFFKENNGTFAAKLIKASAEPDVPPAPKAANGRPDSSWVFNYFKSHFWDDYDFSDERFVRTPILQTKLDRYIKELTVQNADSLIKSADFVVGKAQAGKSKETLSYAVWYITSQYERPKVMGTDGLFVHMFEKYYATGIMPVTDSSTIKNIGERVKTLKPLLVGKTLPAPAVSDTLRRPITFQNLKADYTVFFFYDPHCGHCRESAPKIQKFADTYKGKGADVVAIAIDQSPEEWKKFIKEFKLGNVINGYDYTYRTDYRHQYDVWTTPTVYVVDKNKKILARNLPVDQIEDFMLFHKRQQASQKPATASVKK